The stretch of DNA TTTATTTCCCAAAACTGCTACTGTCGCCTTCCTTGGCCCCAATAACAAATATCTCAGTTGCAATAGGGACCATTACAATGTTATGTTGTATAACTCAGATGACATTACTGATGCGAGTGTGGCACATCAGATCTTTGTCGTTGGTGATGGTTATATCCGGATAAAGAACATTTCCACTGGAATGTTCTGGACCCGTGTTGATTATGGCTGGATAAGTGCTGTAGCTGATTACCGCGACACAAACACCTCACTTTTTTGGCCTGTAAAAGTCGCCGACAGCGCTGTGGCCCTcctctataaaaattacacaaGTAGCGAGGATAGATACATCCAAATTTGTACTGATGATAAATACACCGATGTTCTTAAGGCCAATGGTCCCAAAATTAACTCTTATACGAAGTTGGTAGTGCTTGAGACCGCTGGTTCTAGGAGTATATACGGGATCGATTTTCGACCAGAGGAGGGAAGGATCTACAATGTCAAAGCCCTAGAAAAGGCCCATGCATCCGCTGAAAACCACGACGAGAAAGAGGATAACACTATAAGCCTCACATTTTCCTACAAGAATTCAAGCTCTACTACTTTCAGCGCTAGCGTTTCCCTAAAGGTAGGTGTCCAAACATCTCTCGAAGTTGATGAAATTCCATTGGTTGCTAAAGAGAAGATTGAATGTTCTTATGAGTTGACCGGAACAGTTGGATGGCAAAAAACTAATACAGTTGAAACTACAACTGAATCTACCTACACGGTAAAAGTGCCTCCTATGACAAGAACAATAGTTACTCTTGTAGCGACACAAGGAATGTGTGATGTTCCCTTCTCTTATACTCAGCGCGATATTCTACATGACGGAACTGTCATCATCCACAAGCTGAATGACGGAATTTTCACGGGTTTGAATACGTTCAACATGGATTTCATTGCTCGAAACGAAAAGCTGCCACCAAAAGATGATGATAATACTTCATCTGTTCAAAATTGCATTACAAAATATTGATTGATCTGATTCAAACACTATTGGTTTTGGAACTTCATATCATgcatgtttaattatttttatcaataaGGATTAATCCGTTGCAAATTCACAAGCAATGTTTTGATTTCAATTAGTTATAAGGTGATCATTTGCTATTTCTGTTAGtttcaataaattaattaagcTCATGCAATCATGTACTTATCATCATGACTATGTCATGTGAGAGCTAGAGCTTAATTTGATGAGTTGGTTCTTCCTGTCATTTGTActggttttttttatatatttttatgattttttttaaaaatatgatgGTGAGCTCCTCTCTTTTTTTAATGCttctttttataaataatttgagaATATTATGTTACGAAAACAAATTCTTTgtttatacttatatatatactaggtgattgttacgtgccaagccacgtagtgttagttttatttaatattttagttttttattttaattaataattaaaatagtataattatttgaacgaattgttttacaaaaataaaatatatgtcagtatatttagtaagtaaaacatagttgtgttataataatgtatgttattaatagtaaaatgtacattaatcttctaattgaaaaaagttttattatctcattccatatctaataatagctacacaactatatatttattgtaacgccctaatgctaaggcacgctacagtgctttttcaattattgtgcaatctttgctaatcaaagaaatttcttgaaaaacgtgttaaattaaaatttttgctttaaacattaaactttgtaaaataatataatatttacaaatcccgggatcccgatttcaaacttcgtaaaatttactttttaaactttacatttcaaaatacataattcacaggtcgcacaacgactttcaaaatataacacccagatgtcccgagaccgaacactccaggtcgcgccgcttgacatgtacaatctcacccgagctcaggttcattcctgttcagccttcgcctttcctttacctacacatggaagcagaaactgtgagtcaacagactcagtaagaaatgcatataacataccatataatttccgacctgtaaataggcgcccatacacctatttacagagcttaacagatgagtatgaacgttcattaccagggtacaaccactataccacatacgcatcgcacctcactgtacgagtgttggtagggtttatcccgatcactgagtaacactgagtgatgtaccacacaccttagcatttttccatgcttgtgttggtatcactgtatcgtactcataatcacaacaatcactgtaccaatacactctataacttattcatacaagtgttggtagtgtttaacataattcaagcatgcatatacaaacacatatacatacattcagataatcacatcatacattatacacagttcttacctgttttccgaattcaagtgtgctggccaacctgaatggaattcacgtgctagatggatgccctaatcacaataatggtaacacagatgagtgactcgctaaatcactttccgggacttaaaacttgaaactaaaagtttccctatcgataaacctcatggcaataccctaaatatctcaaaattggccaaaactagggttctggaaaatcccccaacaggtagaccggttcccaaccggcatcccggttctgggtcaccaaccggtcgaccggttggtacaagccacccagaaccggaattccggttctgctgctgggaaccaaaaaaattatcccccttgattcaattcaatcccaaactttaccaaactctccagtatacctatacaatgtataaacatccatttccaaccaacaaatcacagaacaaaccaataattcaatttatgccattaaagctcaaagcttgagtttcaaaactcaagcttgcttaaaatcATTCTCAAGCATCAAAAACAATAACTAGGGACTCAAATTAACTCAACCTAACCCCAAAATTCAAACCTTAAGCAATTCAAAACCTAACAGCTCTCAACACCAAAAATCATATAATCAACCTAAATAAAAAGCTTAAAAACAACTAAACAAAGGTCTAGGGCTTTACCTTAGTTGAAACCTCCTTGAATTCTAGCTAATTCCCAGAAAAATGGAATGAAAATGATGAACCTTGCCCTGGTTTGCTTCAGccgaaggaaagagagagagagcattcAAGAACAaagcatttttctaatttttcctttttcttaatttttttcacaAAAGACAAGAGTTTTTCCCTAAAACCCTTTGCTGAAAAACTAACTTAGATTAGGTGTCAAACACCTAGGCAGCCACCTCACTCACCTtaataaaagactaaaatgccctttagacttaaactagggtatttctttgaaactaggggtaaaatggtcaatttccataaccccgcccaaacccgataattaattttctctaaaatattccccactatgaaatagggttctaaacttacccatgtgatcaatctagccatccatcgcattttccgttgtcgccaagcaaaaattacaaaattaacatatttcacatataagctaaataatacccctagagtttaataaaatctccagaattgagaaattataactctaatatttatttctaaatattggggtccacattcaaaattaattcacaaataataataaaataataaaaattagtgctaattgcctttactaatccacattactggagcggtcattacaattatccccctcgttaataggatttcgtccccgaaatctaacctgaatagctctgaatgttgagtcctcatatctgactctaattcccaggtggcttcttccaccttactgttcctccagagcactttaaccagtgcaatagtcttgttgcgaagaactttttcttttctatccagaatctgaacaggttgctcttcataggataagtctggttgtagttcaagggcttcataactcaagacatgagtcgggtctgacacgtatttccttaacatagagatgtgaaatacgtcatgaacagctgataacgctggtggtaaggctagccgatacgctacctgcccgaccttctcgagtatctgaaatggcccaatgaacctagggcttaacttacccttcttcccgaagcgcctaatacccttcatgggtgaaactcgcaggaaaacatgttcccctgcctgaaatgtgacatctctgcgcttcggatcagcataacttttctgcctgctttgagaagcaagcatccgagccttgatcttatcaatagcttcattggtcctttgcactaactctggacccaggtacttcctttctcctgtctcgtcccaatgaataggagaacgacattttctaccgtataacatctcatagggagccatccctattgtactttggtagctgttgttgtaggagaattcaattaaaggcaagtacttactccatgaaccctcaaagtccatgacacaggctcgcagtaggtcttccaaaatctggatagttctttctgactgaccatcagtctgagggtgaaaggctgtactaaactttaacttggtacccatagccttctgaagactcacccaaaacttcgatgtgaactttggatccctatctgacacaatagatttaggggctccatggagacgaactatctccttcacatacaattcagcatactgatccactgaataggtaactttcactggtagaaagtgagccgactttgtaaatctatccacaatgacccatacagaatcatacatccctgtagttctaggtaacccagttacaaagtccattgcgatgtcctcccacttccattctggaaggattaaaggttgcaataaccctgccggcctctgatgttcagccttaatctgctggcaggttaaacacttggacacatagtccactacatctcttttcatcccataccaccag from Cannabis sativa cultivar Pink pepper isolate KNU-18-1 chromosome 2, ASM2916894v1, whole genome shotgun sequence encodes:
- the LOC115720035 gene encoding uncharacterized protein LOC115720035; amino-acid sequence: MSSSTISSGWPRFVVLKSVFKSYTYNYDSTYLRHITKKESVAKGVPPTFLAFDGKDITSPLVKFELISAQENPEWVHIRCCHNNKFLAMQVNKDNVNDPWLILASSDDPIEEDSPEKPGTWFQVTKDSDNSFKFTHVATQRCTAFYHDSLYAFSSIPPADGGDKMTEFDILDWESLVLFPKTATVAFLGPNNKYLSCNRDHYNVMLYNSDDITDASVAHQIFVVGDGYIRIKNISTGMFWTRVDYGWISAVADYRDTNTSLFWPVKVADSAVALLYKNYTSSEDRYIQICTDDKYTDVLKANGPKINSYTKLVVLETAGSRSIYGIDFRPEEGRIYNVKALEKAHASAENHDEKEDNTISLTFSYKNSSSTTFSASVSLKVGVQTSLEVDEIPLVAKEKIECSYELTGTVGWQKTNTVETTTESTYTVKVPPMTRTIVTLVATQGMCDVPFSYTQRDILHDGTVIIHKLNDGIFTGLNTFNMDFIARNEKLPPKDDDNTSSVQNCITKY